One Halobaculum roseum DNA segment encodes these proteins:
- a CDS encoding M24 family metallopeptidase, with the protein MPPQRDGDTDGDDAAGDDALDTSYAPLATELADRDAAGFVAVGDRFDDDLRWLTRVSGPDRDYAFVATPASGGDGDSEADGYPNGVHTALCAPALFDEQARREFPGDEVRVGDQADPAGVRAAAALDDRGADAGSVLVPQGIPHDAVVYLERAGYEVTSTDAVARARETKTDAEIDRLRRVQRAAIRGIARAEEILAEATVDADAVRWNGGVLSTERLRRQLNETLAAHGVRDAGNTVIGAGATAADLHYTGTDVIRPGETVLLDVSPRGPDGYYGDVTRTFAVDPDGGWERRAYLAVERAREAALDEVAAGVPASTVHGEAAAELAAHGFRVDSDEVGFTHSTGHGVGVSLHEGPSLGGDDELEAGNVVTIEPGVYDPEEGGVRLEDLIVVTDDGFEFLGEYPFSLVPKRRE; encoded by the coding sequence ATGCCCCCGCAGCGAGACGGCGATACCGACGGTGACGACGCCGCCGGCGACGACGCGCTCGACACGAGCTACGCGCCGCTCGCGACCGAACTCGCCGACCGCGACGCCGCGGGGTTCGTCGCCGTCGGCGACCGCTTCGACGACGACCTCCGGTGGCTCACGCGCGTTTCGGGCCCGGATCGCGACTACGCGTTCGTGGCGACGCCCGCGAGCGGCGGCGACGGCGACTCGGAGGCGGACGGGTACCCCAACGGCGTCCACACGGCGCTGTGCGCGCCGGCGCTGTTCGACGAGCAGGCGCGCCGGGAGTTCCCCGGCGACGAGGTCCGCGTCGGCGACCAGGCGGATCCGGCCGGCGTCCGCGCGGCCGCCGCGCTCGACGACCGCGGCGCCGACGCCGGCTCCGTGCTCGTTCCGCAGGGGATCCCCCACGACGCCGTCGTGTATCTCGAACGGGCCGGCTACGAGGTCACCTCGACCGACGCCGTCGCCCGCGCCCGCGAGACGAAGACCGACGCCGAGATCGATCGCCTGCGGCGCGTCCAGCGCGCGGCGATCCGCGGGATCGCACGGGCCGAGGAGATCCTCGCCGAAGCGACCGTCGACGCCGACGCGGTCCGCTGGAACGGCGGCGTGCTCTCGACCGAGCGCCTCCGCCGGCAGCTGAACGAGACCCTCGCGGCCCATGGCGTCCGAGACGCCGGGAACACGGTTATCGGCGCGGGCGCGACCGCCGCCGACCTCCACTACACCGGCACCGACGTGATCCGACCGGGCGAGACGGTGCTGCTCGACGTGTCGCCCCGGGGGCCCGACGGCTACTACGGCGACGTGACGCGCACCTTCGCCGTCGACCCCGACGGCGGCTGGGAGCGCCGGGCGTACCTCGCCGTCGAGCGCGCCCGGGAGGCAGCCCTCGACGAGGTCGCCGCCGGCGTCCCGGCCTCGACCGTCCACGGGGAGGCCGCCGCCGAACTCGCGGCCCACGGCTTCCGCGTCGATTCCGACGAGGTCGGGTTCACCCACTCGACGGGCCACGGCGTCGGCGTCTCCCTCCACGAGGGGCCGTCGCTGGGGGGCGACGACGAACTCGAAGCTGGCAACGTGGTCACGATCGAGCCGGGCGTGTACGATCCCGAGGAGGGCGGAGTCAGGCTGGAGGACCTGATCGTCGTCACCGACGACGGCTTCGAGTTCCTCGGCGAGTACCCGTTCTCGCTGGTTCCGAAGCGCCGCGAGTAG
- a CDS encoding riboflavin synthase, with protein sequence MFTGIVETAGEVVGREETPDGLRLRVAAEGLDDLHHGQSIAVSGVCLTVEEFGAVDAAGTGDGDAGDRSWFSVFLAAETVAKTYLDDLREGDAVNVERALAADGRFDGHVVQGHVDTTAEITGIERVGEDWRFTFSIPEGFGRYIVDKGSVALDGISLTVAEKRGDEFDVAIIPTTYELTTLSEKAVGDPVHVEVDVVAKYVENMLEGYAESLSEEPPTPSADD encoded by the coding sequence ATGTTCACCGGAATCGTGGAGACCGCCGGCGAGGTCGTCGGGCGCGAGGAGACGCCCGACGGGCTCCGCCTGCGCGTCGCCGCCGAGGGGCTCGACGACCTCCACCACGGCCAGTCGATCGCCGTCAGCGGCGTCTGTCTCACCGTCGAGGAGTTCGGCGCGGTCGACGCCGCGGGGACCGGGGACGGCGACGCCGGCGACCGCTCGTGGTTCTCCGTGTTCCTCGCGGCCGAGACGGTCGCGAAGACGTACCTCGACGACCTGCGCGAGGGCGACGCGGTCAACGTCGAGCGCGCGCTCGCGGCCGACGGCCGCTTCGACGGCCACGTCGTGCAGGGCCACGTCGACACGACCGCCGAGATCACCGGCATCGAGCGCGTCGGCGAGGACTGGCGCTTCACGTTCTCGATCCCGGAGGGGTTCGGCCGCTACATCGTCGACAAGGGGTCGGTGGCGCTCGACGGCATCTCGCTCACGGTCGCCGAGAAGCGCGGCGACGAGTTCGACGTGGCGATCATCCCGACCACGTACGAGCTGACGACGCTCTCGGAGAAGGCGGTCGGCGACCCGGTGCACGTCGAGGTGGACGTGGTCGCGAAGTACGTGGAGAACATGCTGGAGGGGTACGCCGAGTCGCTGTCGGAGGAGCCGCCGACGCCGTCCGCGGACGACTGA
- a CDS encoding MATE family efflux transporter, with amino-acid sequence MNRERLLGVWRRVLALAWPVMAEQTFRTAMRTTDIIVTAQFSPAAVVAIGLADLYARFPLRIGLGLGGGAIALSSQDTGAAADANRDEAVTQAVLMGLLAGVPFVFIGLLFGEPIIALLGADANTAALGGTYLAIVFATAPARHVALIGARSLQGTGDTRTPMYVNVLANALNITGSFVLGLGLLGAPRLDIVGVGVATAGANVLTAALLLAAMATSWADASLVRPRDGVIAKQLVRVSAPRVLEGFSATIAEFPFNALLLGFGTEVNAGFQIGRRMYQQVTGPLSRGYNVAASVVVGQSLGDGDAAGARYNGYAVTGLGLATVGVIGLLLVALAPAFVSVFTDDAGTVPHAVAFARVYGATAAFLVAFTVLSGALQGASETRVPLVGRLVGTFGFLLGTTYLVGEVLGFGARGAYLAVGLQYVCMAAVVLWGFRYTGWASRAAEMMAERGSADADDVDGVEDADGA; translated from the coding sequence ATGAACCGCGAGCGTCTGCTCGGCGTCTGGCGCCGCGTGCTCGCGCTCGCGTGGCCCGTCATGGCCGAGCAGACGTTCCGCACGGCGATGCGGACGACCGACATCATCGTCACCGCGCAGTTCTCGCCGGCGGCGGTCGTCGCCATCGGCCTCGCCGACCTGTACGCCCGGTTCCCGCTGCGCATCGGGCTCGGCCTCGGCGGCGGCGCGATCGCCCTCTCCAGCCAGGACACCGGCGCCGCCGCCGACGCCAACCGCGACGAGGCCGTGACACAGGCCGTCCTGATGGGCCTGCTCGCGGGTGTTCCCTTCGTGTTCATCGGCCTGTTGTTCGGCGAGCCGATCATCGCGCTGCTGGGCGCCGACGCGAACACCGCCGCGCTCGGGGGGACGTACCTCGCCATCGTGTTCGCCACCGCGCCCGCGCGCCACGTCGCGCTGATAGGGGCGCGCTCGCTGCAGGGCACCGGCGACACGCGCACGCCGATGTACGTGAACGTTCTCGCGAACGCGCTCAACATCACGGGATCGTTCGTCCTCGGGCTCGGCCTGCTGGGGGCGCCCCGGCTCGACATCGTCGGCGTCGGGGTCGCCACGGCCGGCGCGAACGTGCTCACCGCCGCGCTCCTGTTGGCGGCGATGGCGACCTCGTGGGCGGACGCGAGCCTCGTGCGCCCGCGCGACGGGGTCATCGCCAAACAGCTCGTTCGCGTCTCGGCGCCGCGGGTGCTGGAGGGCTTCTCCGCGACGATCGCCGAGTTCCCGTTCAACGCCCTGCTGCTCGGGTTCGGCACGGAGGTCAACGCGGGCTTCCAGATCGGCCGCCGGATGTACCAGCAGGTGACCGGCCCGCTCTCGCGCGGCTACAACGTCGCCGCCAGCGTCGTCGTCGGGCAGTCGCTCGGCGACGGCGACGCGGCGGGCGCCCGATACAACGGCTACGCCGTGACCGGACTGGGGCTCGCGACCGTCGGCGTCATCGGCCTCCTCCTGGTCGCGCTCGCGCCCGCGTTCGTCTCGGTGTTCACCGACGACGCCGGGACGGTCCCGCACGCGGTCGCGTTCGCGCGGGTGTACGGCGCCACCGCCGCGTTCCTCGTCGCCTTCACCGTGCTCTCGGGGGCGCTGCAGGGCGCCAGCGAGACGCGCGTTCCCCTCGTGGGACGGCTCGTCGGCACCTTCGGCTTCCTGCTGGGCACGACGTATCTCGTCGGCGAGGTGCTCGGCTTCGGCGCCCGTGGCGCGTACCTCGCGGTCGGCCTCCAGTATGTCTGCATGGCCGCCGTCGTCCTCTGGGGCTTCCGCTACACCGGGTGGGCGTCGCGGGCGGCGGAGATGATGGCCGAACGCGGGAGCGCCGACGCCGACGACGTGGACGGCGTGGAGGACGCTGACGGCGCGTGA
- a CDS encoding HVO_0416 family zinc finger protein, with translation MASAPSPDGDLFDEFLTSRGHDVETARWEESYNKKQCPDCGGLHDGDASECSVCGWRPEAVN, from the coding sequence ATGGCGTCGGCACCGAGCCCCGATGGCGACCTGTTCGACGAGTTCCTGACCAGTCGCGGCCACGACGTGGAGACGGCCCGATGGGAGGAGTCGTATAACAAGAAACAGTGTCCCGACTGTGGCGGCCTTCACGACGGCGACGCGTCCGAGTGCTCGGTGTGCGGCTGGCGACCGGAGGCGGTGAACTGA
- a CDS encoding Rid family detoxifying hydrolase: MKEIVSTDEAPAAVGAYSQATTNGDLLFTAGQIPLTPDGELQEDAPIAEQTELALDNLLAIVEEAGGDASDVLKTTVFLADIDDFEEMNETYATYFESEPPARSAVQAGALPKGVGVEIEAVVDVS; the protein is encoded by the coding sequence ATGAAGGAAATCGTCTCCACCGACGAGGCGCCGGCGGCGGTCGGCGCGTACAGCCAGGCGACGACGAACGGCGACCTCCTGTTCACGGCGGGGCAGATCCCCCTCACGCCCGACGGCGAGTTGCAGGAGGACGCCCCGATCGCCGAGCAGACCGAGCTCGCGCTCGACAACCTCCTCGCGATCGTCGAGGAGGCGGGGGGCGACGCCTCGGACGTGTTGAAGACGACGGTGTTCCTCGCGGACATCGACGACTTCGAGGAGATGAACGAGACGTACGCCACCTACTTCGAGTCGGAGCCGCCGGCGCGCTCGGCGGTGCAGGCGGGCGCGCTCCCGAAGGGCGTCGGCGTCGAGATCGAGGCGGTCGTCGACGTGTCGTAG
- a CDS encoding DUF7533 family protein has translation MALGILEQVGLAATLIFALPVAVYGVQTILDGGTLFGAVTVLIAVLMVVLPRRLTSPDDVPAKAAETAVDAVVDTPEGSDGDGDR, from the coding sequence GTGGCGCTCGGCATCCTCGAACAGGTCGGACTCGCGGCGACGCTGATCTTCGCGCTCCCGGTCGCAGTCTACGGCGTTCAGACGATCCTCGACGGGGGCACGCTGTTCGGCGCGGTGACCGTTCTGATCGCGGTCCTGATGGTCGTGTTGCCCCGCCGGCTCACGAGCCCCGACGACGTGCCGGCGAAGGCGGCGGAGACGGCCGTCGACGCCGTGGTCGACACGCCCGAGGGGTCCGACGGCGACGGCGACCGGTAG
- the citZ gene encoding citrate synthase, with protein sequence MSDELKRGLEGVLVAESDLSFIDGDEGKLVYRGYAIEDLAEHASYEETLYLLWNGELPTESELSAFEEAMSAERDLDDDTLETVTRLAEADEEPMAAMRTAASSLSAADPDTDADPTDPEANVRKARRITAKLPTALAAFARVRDGEEPVDPREDLDHAENFLYMLNGEVPDEVTADVFDQALVLHADHGLNASTFSATVTASTLADMHSAVTSAVGTLSGSLHGGANANVMRMLQEIDEADQEPVEWVTQALEEGRRVAGFGHRVYNVKDPRAKILGDRSEALGEAAGDMKWYEMSVAIEEYMAEEKGLAPNVDFYSATTYYQMGIPIDIYTPIFAVSRVGGWAAHVMEQYEDNRLIRPRARYVGETDAEWVPIEDR encoded by the coding sequence ATGTCCGACGAACTCAAGCGGGGACTGGAGGGCGTCCTCGTCGCCGAGTCCGACCTCAGCTTCATCGACGGTGACGAGGGCAAACTCGTCTACCGCGGGTACGCCATCGAGGACCTCGCCGAGCACGCCTCCTACGAGGAGACGCTGTATCTCCTGTGGAACGGTGAACTCCCGACGGAGTCGGAGCTGTCCGCGTTCGAGGAGGCCATGAGCGCCGAGCGCGACCTCGACGACGACACGCTTGAGACGGTCACGCGCCTCGCGGAGGCCGACGAGGAGCCGATGGCGGCGATGCGCACCGCCGCCTCGTCGCTGTCGGCCGCGGACCCCGACACCGACGCCGACCCGACCGACCCCGAGGCGAACGTCCGCAAGGCGCGCCGGATCACGGCGAAGCTGCCGACGGCGCTGGCGGCGTTCGCCCGTGTCCGCGACGGCGAGGAGCCCGTGGACCCGCGCGAGGACCTGGACCACGCCGAGAACTTCCTGTACATGCTCAACGGCGAGGTGCCCGACGAGGTCACCGCGGACGTGTTCGACCAGGCGCTCGTGCTCCACGCCGACCACGGGCTCAACGCCTCCACGTTCTCGGCGACGGTCACCGCCTCGACGCTCGCGGACATGCACTCGGCGGTCACCTCCGCCGTCGGCACGCTCTCGGGGAGCCTCCACGGCGGCGCCAACGCCAACGTGATGCGGATGCTCCAGGAGATCGACGAGGCCGACCAGGAGCCCGTCGAGTGGGTGACGCAGGCGCTCGAGGAGGGTCGCCGCGTCGCCGGCTTCGGGCACCGCGTGTACAACGTGAAGGACCCGCGCGCGAAGATCCTCGGCGACCGCTCGGAGGCGCTGGGCGAGGCCGCCGGCGACATGAAGTGGTACGAGATGAGCGTCGCCATCGAGGAGTACATGGCCGAGGAGAAGGGCCTCGCGCCCAACGTCGACTTCTACTCGGCGACGACGTACTACCAGATGGGCATCCCGATCGACATCTACACGCCCATCTTCGCGGTCTCGCGCGTCGGCGGCTGGGCCGCCCACGTGATGGAGCAGTACGAGGACAATCGGCTGATCCGGCCGCGCGCCCGGTACGTCGGCGAGACGGACGCCGAGTGGGTGCCGATCGAGGACCGGTAG
- a CDS encoding gamma-glutamylcyclotransferase family protein, with the protein MDVFVYGTLTEPDRVREVLDSFAFVGAARLEGLRVVEGRYPTLAPPVEDGDAGDGTDDGIDGIGVDAAVGGRLLRTDGIEALDAYERVDDGLYVRVSVPLVGPDGERRGEAAVYVGDPERLDAPASWPGSGPFEARVARTVRERGVTVRVQPQG; encoded by the coding sequence ATGGACGTGTTCGTGTACGGAACGTTGACCGAGCCCGACCGGGTGCGCGAGGTGCTCGACTCGTTCGCGTTCGTCGGCGCCGCGAGACTGGAGGGCCTGCGTGTCGTCGAGGGCCGATACCCGACGCTCGCGCCGCCCGTCGAGGACGGGGACGCCGGGGACGGGACCGACGACGGTATCGACGGCATCGGCGTCGACGCCGCGGTCGGCGGCCGACTCCTCCGGACCGACGGGATCGAGGCGCTCGACGCCTACGAGCGGGTCGACGACGGCCTGTACGTCCGGGTGTCCGTTCCGCTGGTCGGTCCCGACGGCGAGCGCCGGGGCGAGGCCGCGGTGTACGTCGGCGACCCCGAGCGGCTCGACGCGCCGGCGTCCTGGCCGGGCTCGGGACCCTTCGAGGCGCGGGTGGCGCGGACGGTCCGCGAACGCGGCGTCACGGTTCGAGTTCAGCCGCAAGGTTGA
- a CDS encoding UvrD-helicase domain-containing protein, translating into MSDPTVTRLFGGPGSGKTTALLDRVEGLIDEGADIRDILVVSYTRAAASEVRERLAERLDTTPRHLQGNVATMHAKAYELLNLSRGDVVGEDDKEAFCDDYGVEYEDEYSGGGRRTARSTTLGNKVIATSQWLQRTKRDVADWYDVPFQWDVEEVRLPPEIDPNAQEGNKYTPTWPGDDDRLDVPEAIRAWRAYKGDNGLVGFADMLERVKQRSLLPSVDHLVIDEFQDITTLQYEVFEEWKPHMDSCLIAGDDDQVVYAWQGADPALLLDTEVDEDEVLPNSYRLPSNILNVVNTEIRHIDKRQEKDLKPRKEGGAVEAVDSPSMLDLVRNVRHTVQSTDDETVMVLFRARYQMFDFIDEFISEGIPFSCLTDQRMWTDRLTDYVRAVEAVDKGEALTALQARRLADILQDSAFGSNDRDELYDFLDEVDETAEEDDLAEIPLSPEDVKEYVPFMPDGPSAGDMARKITSFQRKSVKAYFAGGYAGEDPDRVRLGTIHSAKGREADHVFVNTDLTEKVVEQMAAQADQQGLDVTGRDGEEFTKSTSPVPVLTDNERRVFYVGMSRARERLVLMQNLVTGAPTLPISVVLHNEIREGDPQEIVDEIVETVEAPDPEVEA; encoded by the coding sequence ATGAGCGACCCGACGGTGACCCGCCTGTTCGGTGGCCCGGGCAGCGGGAAGACGACCGCGCTCCTCGACCGCGTCGAGGGGCTCATCGACGAGGGCGCGGACATCCGTGACATCCTCGTCGTCTCGTACACGCGCGCGGCGGCATCCGAGGTGCGCGAGCGCCTCGCCGAACGTCTCGACACCACCCCGCGTCACCTGCAGGGGAACGTCGCGACGATGCACGCGAAGGCGTACGAGCTGTTGAACCTCTCCCGGGGCGACGTGGTCGGCGAGGACGACAAGGAGGCGTTCTGCGACGACTACGGCGTCGAGTACGAGGACGAGTACTCAGGCGGCGGCCGCCGAACCGCGCGGTCGACGACGCTCGGCAACAAGGTGATCGCCACCTCGCAGTGGCTCCAGCGCACCAAGCGTGACGTGGCCGACTGGTACGACGTGCCGTTCCAGTGGGACGTCGAGGAGGTCCGGCTCCCGCCGGAGATCGACCCGAACGCCCAGGAGGGGAACAAGTACACCCCGACGTGGCCCGGCGACGACGACCGCCTCGACGTGCCGGAGGCGATCCGGGCGTGGCGCGCCTACAAGGGCGACAACGGGCTGGTCGGGTTCGCCGACATGCTCGAACGGGTGAAACAGCGCTCGCTGCTCCCCAGCGTCGACCACCTCGTGATCGACGAGTTCCAGGACATCACCACGCTGCAGTACGAGGTGTTCGAGGAGTGGAAGCCGCACATGGACTCGTGTCTCATCGCCGGCGACGACGACCAGGTCGTGTACGCCTGGCAGGGCGCCGACCCCGCGCTCTTGCTCGACACCGAGGTCGACGAGGACGAGGTGCTGCCGAACTCCTACCGCCTCCCCTCGAACATCCTCAACGTCGTCAACACGGAGATCCGCCACATCGACAAGCGCCAGGAGAAGGACCTCAAGCCGCGCAAGGAGGGCGGCGCGGTGGAGGCGGTCGACTCCCCGTCGATGCTCGACCTCGTGCGGAACGTCCGCCACACCGTCCAGAGCACGGACGACGAGACGGTGATGGTGCTGTTCCGCGCGCGCTATCAGATGTTCGACTTCATCGACGAGTTCATCTCCGAGGGGATCCCGTTCTCGTGTCTCACCGACCAGCGGATGTGGACCGACCGGCTCACCGACTACGTCCGGGCGGTCGAGGCCGTCGACAAGGGCGAGGCGCTGACGGCGCTGCAGGCCCGTCGCCTCGCGGACATCCTCCAGGACTCGGCGTTCGGGAGCAACGACCGCGACGAGCTGTACGACTTCCTCGACGAGGTCGATGAGACCGCCGAGGAGGACGACCTCGCGGAGATCCCGCTGTCGCCGGAGGACGTGAAGGAGTACGTCCCGTTCATGCCCGACGGACCGTCCGCCGGGGACATGGCCCGCAAGATCACCAGCTTCCAGCGGAAGTCGGTGAAGGCGTACTTCGCGGGCGGGTACGCCGGCGAGGACCCCGACCGGGTTCGCCTCGGCACGATCCACTCCGCGAAGGGTCGCGAGGCCGACCACGTGTTCGTCAACACCGACCTCACCGAGAAGGTCGTCGAACAGATGGCCGCCCAGGCCGACCAGCAGGGGCTCGACGTGACCGGCCGCGACGGCGAGGAGTTCACCAAGTCCACCAGCCCGGTGCCGGTGCTCACGGACAACGAGCGCCGGGTCTTCTATGTCGGCATGTCTCGCGCGCGCGAGCGGCTCGTCCTCATGCAGAACCTCGTCACCGGCGCGCCGACGCTGCCGATCTCGGTGGTCCTCCACAACGAGATCCGCGAGGGCGACCCCCAGGAGATCGTCGACGAGATCGTCGAGACGGTCGAGGCGCCCGACCCCGAAGTCGAGGCGTAG
- a CDS encoding DUF502 domain-containing protein produces MDAIARLRSSFVAGLFVVLPLAVTLFLLDLAVDRLSGTLAPTVRGTGLAALVGNEAVATALAVVLIALGITVVGFVASHEAGRRLFGGFERGVRLLPVVRAVYFGVRQVSESLASPGDGFDRVVVAEFPRDGTWSIGFVTNPAPRSVRRTAGEELMTVFFPHSPNPTAGKLAMMHPDDYAEIDMSVARGLRLLVTTGLSVEDPERLPAAVASDAGE; encoded by the coding sequence ATGGACGCGATCGCGCGGCTTCGGTCGAGCTTCGTGGCGGGGCTGTTCGTCGTGCTCCCGTTGGCGGTGACGCTGTTCCTGCTCGATCTGGCGGTCGACCGGCTCTCGGGGACGCTGGCGCCGACCGTCCGCGGGACGGGGCTGGCGGCGCTGGTCGGCAACGAGGCGGTGGCGACGGCGCTCGCGGTCGTGCTCATCGCGCTCGGGATCACCGTCGTCGGGTTCGTCGCCTCCCACGAGGCGGGCCGGCGGCTGTTCGGAGGCTTCGAGCGCGGCGTCCGGCTCCTCCCGGTCGTCCGGGCGGTGTACTTCGGCGTCCGACAGGTGAGCGAGTCGCTGGCGTCGCCGGGCGACGGCTTCGACCGCGTCGTCGTCGCGGAATTCCCCCGCGACGGCACGTGGTCGATCGGCTTCGTCACGAACCCCGCCCCCCGCAGCGTTCGCCGGACGGCCGGCGAGGAGCTGATGACCGTCTTCTTCCCGCACAGCCCGAACCCCACCGCCGGAAAGCTGGCGATGATGCACCCGGACGACTACGCGGAGATCGATATGAGCGTCGCCCGCGGCCTCCGGCTGCTCGTCACGACGGGGTTATCGGTCGAGGACCCCGAGCGGCTCCCCGCGGCGGTCGCCTCGGACGCCGGCGAGTGA
- the ilvA gene encoding threonine ammonia-lyase, with product MLSYEDVLAAREHVDQVAVRTPLNRSFSFSELTGADVRLKLENTQRTGAFKIRGAMNRIAALTEEERERGVVTASAGNHAQGVALAATRAGVDSTIVMPKYAPVSKVEATKRYGGDVVLHGIDYDEAQAHAHEIEREEDKVYLHAFEDELVMAGQGTIGLEIAEQCPEVDTVVVPIGGGGLIAGVATALKGALDDVRVVGVQAAGADSAARSVREGERVELEGVDTVADGIAVREVGEHTFPYIRERVDEVVTVDDEEIAEALTLLLERSKTVVEGAGAVALAAVLEEKFEYEEGETIVPALCGGNIDMNTLITVILRGLVRMGRYLKISLELKDRPGELERVASIIAREDANVYALSHDRTSRDIAVDAADLEIELETHGHDHAAEVVAALEEAGYEVEVET from the coding sequence ATGCTCAGCTACGAGGACGTGCTCGCCGCCCGCGAGCACGTCGACCAGGTCGCCGTACGGACGCCGCTGAACCGCTCGTTCAGCTTCTCGGAGCTGACCGGGGCGGACGTTCGCCTGAAACTGGAGAACACCCAGCGCACCGGCGCGTTCAAGATCCGCGGCGCGATGAACCGCATCGCCGCGCTCACCGAGGAGGAGCGCGAGCGGGGCGTCGTCACCGCGAGCGCCGGCAACCACGCCCAGGGGGTCGCGCTCGCGGCGACGCGGGCGGGCGTCGACTCCACCATCGTGATGCCGAAGTACGCCCCGGTCTCGAAGGTCGAGGCGACCAAACGCTACGGCGGCGACGTCGTCCTCCACGGCATCGACTACGACGAGGCGCAGGCGCACGCCCACGAGATCGAGCGCGAGGAGGACAAGGTGTACCTCCACGCCTTCGAGGACGAGCTGGTGATGGCCGGCCAAGGGACGATCGGCTTAGAGATCGCCGAGCAGTGCCCCGAGGTCGACACGGTGGTCGTCCCCATCGGCGGGGGCGGGCTGATCGCCGGCGTCGCGACGGCGCTGAAGGGCGCGCTCGACGACGTGCGCGTCGTCGGCGTCCAGGCCGCCGGCGCCGACTCGGCGGCGCGGTCGGTGCGCGAGGGCGAGCGGGTCGAACTGGAGGGCGTCGACACCGTCGCCGACGGGATCGCGGTGCGGGAGGTGGGCGAGCACACGTTCCCGTACATCCGCGAGCGCGTCGACGAGGTCGTCACCGTCGACGACGAGGAGATCGCCGAGGCGCTCACGCTCCTGCTGGAACGCTCGAAGACGGTCGTCGAGGGCGCGGGCGCGGTGGCGCTGGCGGCGGTGCTGGAGGAGAAGTTCGAGTACGAGGAGGGGGAGACGATCGTCCCGGCGCTGTGCGGCGGGAACATCGACATGAACACGCTGATCACGGTGATCCTCCGCGGGCTCGTGCGGATGGGTCGCTACCTGAAGATCTCCCTGGAGCTGAAGGACCGCCCCGGGGAGCTGGAGCGCGTCGCGAGCATCATCGCCCGCGAGGACGCGAACGTCTACGCGCTGAGCCACGACCGCACCTCCCGCGACATCGCCGTCGACGCCGCGGACTTAGAGATCGAGTTGGAGACCCACGGCCACGATCACGCCGCCGAGGTCGTCGCCGCGCTGGAGGAGGCGGGCTACGAGGTCGAGGTCGAAACCTGA